One region of Bombus affinis isolate iyBomAffi1 chromosome 3, iyBomAffi1.2, whole genome shotgun sequence genomic DNA includes:
- the LOC126914366 gene encoding uncharacterized protein LOC126914366 — MERSRMAKLATITIVLATCSVPRSSGIDPRRSIEGKVATPGIADEAIRQIFHIISTETSSRKDDEQLVKLIKEEIVRTAHSIKTPSGSIEAAAKRAQRLVTELTAAYTTAIYKSTSSEEAKINFARFQNTVQKIVDFIKNGQFIV; from the exons ATGGAACGTTCAAGGATGGCAAAGCTCGCAACGATCACGATCGTTCTTGCAACTTGCAGCGTACCGCGATCCAGCGGGATTGATCCACGTAGATCGATCGAGGGCAAGGTAGCGACACCAG GTATAGCGGACGAGGCCATCAGACagatttttcatattatttccACGGAGACGTCGAGCAGGAAGGACGACGAGCAGCTAGTGAAGCTCATCAAAGAGGAAATCGTAAGGACAGCGCACAGCATCAAAACGCCGTCAGGTTCGATCGAAGCCGCCGCCAAAAGAGCACAAAGATTGGTCACCGAATTGACAGCCGCCTACACCACTGCCATTTACAAATCGACATCCTCGGAGGAAGCCAAAATAAACTTCGCCAGATTCCAGAACACCGTGCAGAAGATCGTAGACTTTATAAAAAATGGTCAATTTATTGTTTAG